A portion of the bacterium genome contains these proteins:
- the lptC gene encoding LPS export ABC transporter periplasmic protein LptC — protein MNHWICLRRHAMLFLPLFLLMSNSCRRQEPVKAEPQPARKYPDQEGWNSKVTSTINGRIEAIVHYGHMARFNESRLALFDEGVRVEFFDEHGLPRSVLTAERGELREASNDISAFGGVKVVSDTLTLWTEELHYEQRTEKIRSDVEVKFVTLSGDTLFGNGFESDARLRHYHIRNLHGLAHRRVDLSLDRFRKPASPDSQRAQQP, from the coding sequence TTGAACCATTGGATTTGCCTGCGCAGGCATGCAATGCTTTTTCTGCCGCTGTTTTTGCTGATGTCGAACTCGTGCCGTCGGCAGGAACCGGTCAAAGCAGAGCCGCAGCCGGCCCGGAAATACCCGGATCAGGAGGGTTGGAATTCCAAAGTCACCTCGACCATCAACGGCCGGATCGAAGCGATCGTGCATTACGGTCATATGGCGCGGTTCAACGAGAGCCGGCTGGCGCTCTTTGATGAAGGGGTGCGGGTGGAATTTTTCGACGAGCACGGCCTGCCCCGCTCTGTGCTCACGGCAGAACGCGGCGAGCTGCGGGAAGCCAGTAACGATATCTCTGCTTTCGGCGGCGTCAAGGTGGTTTCCGACACTCTGACGTTGTGGACCGAAGAGTTGCACTATGAACAAAGGACGGAAAAAATACGTTCCGATGTGGAGGTCAAGTTCGTCACTCTGTCCGGCGACACTCTGTTCGGCAACGGTTTTGAATCCGACGCCCGTCTGCGCCATTACCATATCCGCAACCTGCACGGCCTGGCGCATCGACGGGTGGATCTGTCGCTGGACCGTTTTCGAAAACCAGCGTCACCCGACAGCCAGAGGGCGCAGCAACCGTGA